tggaaacaactctatctctactttttcatctctcttactttactctcttttcattaactcacaaaacaatactacataaaatcccgtgccgattttcaaatgttgcattttaagtgggacggagagagtataatgtAAATctgttgtttattttttatcgtATCATTTCATATGTATCATCATCTTACTAATCAATTATGTTCAACATGTATCGAGATTGAAATATGCTATAATTGAGTTTTGAGAAGTATTGATTGTATTGgataatatagataatattataaatccACATTCTACTACTTTTTTCTACTTGATagtatttctttatattttcaaaacttgTCCGAATCATGTAGATGCATTAGGTTATTGGGCCTTATCTGGATCGGAGTCGGGCcggttttttaatttttaaaaatttatacaacAGATTGATCGCCTTTGGGCCAGCCTATTtgacataaatattttcttccaaGCATTTAAAAACGATTTCAGTCATCGTGGAgaagggtttttttttttaatctcttcAATGATTTTGACTGCATTCCTAGCTGAGTATTCGGCCCGCATTTTGATTCCTCTGCAGCGTGGTCCGATCTTCCCCTGCTGCTTCTCCTTGGCGGTAACGCTGCATCTTCGCTCACTTCCGTCAACGTCGTTTTTTAGCTATTCATTATCAGATCTAGGGTTGTTTTATCTGTTCATAATGCATTTTTCGAAATAAAGTTGTTTTACGGTGTGTATCTTGgtttagttaattttaattgttctgATTATCTGTGAATTGTTACGCGTGATATTTTCGTATCTtgataaatttgtttaataaaCTGATTTAATCGAATAATGCGCGCCAGAATGTtcaaaaattattcttttcagAATTTATGTTAGTATTTATCCATCATGATGATGGTTTCAAATAAGATGCGAATGTGCATGTGAAAATATGTGTTTAGAGCTTACTTGAAGTTGCAATGTTAAATTAATAGTCCTTTGCAAgttacacattttttttctgcgcgtttatataataaagagttcatatattcttaaaaataaGTCCGTCTTTTCAAATTCTTGTCCTAATTCTTGGCAGTGCACTTAAGGAGTGTGTTTGCTGTAAATATGGACGTAAATCTATATGTAGGCTTTATGTGGAAGACTGGCTGTGCAAGAAGAACTGCTTGTCCATAAAGAAACCTATGGATATGATACTTTGTATTTAGCTTGAAATTCTTGTCCTAATTCTTGGCAGTGCACTTAAGTAGTGTATTTGCTGTAAACATGGACGTAAATCAATATGTGGGCATAAGATGGATGTGCAAGGAGCGGCATATCCATAAAGAAACCTATGGTCTATGGATATGATACTTGGTATTTTTATCTTGAAATTCTTGTCCTAATTCTTGGCATTGCACTTAAGGAGTGTGGTTGCTGTAAACATGGACATAAATCAATATGTGGGCTTTAGGTGGATGACTGGATGTGCAAAGAAGAACTGCATGTCTTTAAAGAAACCTATGGATATGATACTTGGTGTTTTTAGCTTGAAATTCTTGTCCTAATTCGAGGCAGTACACTTAAGTAGTTTGTTTGCTGTAAACATGGACATAAATCAATATGTGGGGTTAAGATGGATGTGCACGGAGCAGCATGTCTATAAAGAAACGTTTGGATATGATATGGTATTTTAGCTTGAAATTGTTGACCTAAGCagacactaaaaaaaatgctaataAGTGACAGAATTAGTGACAGCTGCCGTTAGCTCTTCTACTAGTGACATATGAAGGACGGAAAATCCTCAGTCACTAATTAGTAACAGATTATTCCGTCACTAATACAAACTTACCATGGTGGCTGCATATGTTTTCCATCATTGGGTGGGTTAGTAACTTTAGTGACAGAAAATTCCATCACTAACGTTTTTTACTGAAAAGTTTTGTATTGACGGATCTGCCGATACTTCATCTGTCTCTAATCCTGTTTAGTGAACAAATTTTGCTAATTAGTGACGTAATTATCAGTCACTAAATTGCGagttttttgtagtgaaaGTAATGAACAAAAcagatattaaataaataggaactGTAtaaaccaaagtcgttactaacacatccttAGAAttctatgagtttagttacatatgattgaataaactaaaaacatagattgtagggaaaacatagaaaatataaGAACTAAAACAATAGAACCCAAAGGTTGATTCTTGTAgtcttgatcttctcttgaatCCACACCTTGGATCTTGTTGAACGGTGGAAGgaactctcaaatattatgttttgaaaattatttagcAAAAGGTTCCTTTGGTGAAAGTATGGTAAGTCTTGGAGAGAAAATAGGGCAAATCTGTGCGCCGCATTTTCCCAGCAGGCCACTGCACTTTGTTCAACGGTCGCTGCAAATCATCCCGATCTCATAGCTTCTGTCTCTCGATTAGCGAATGCTGGCAATCACTCCAATCTTTGAAGCTACCTCTGTTCAGGAGGTTTATTACGGAATTCATTGATGAAAAAGACAAGGAGAATTGGCAGATTGTGAAGCTACATGCTAATTCTGACCATGCGCTTTTATTTCAAGCAGATGTCCTACTTGTGAAGGGAGAGAAAAACGCtgataaaatttggaaaattttacAGCAATTCACCTCGATTGCCTCAGGTGTGTTCTTAACATATGCTTCAATATAAGTTTTCTTGAAATCTGTATCCCTAGCCAAGCACACTTCTggaatgtaaataaattggcCAACACAATCAATTAGGTGTAAGGTGCCCATGTTACTTTTAAGGCCACTAAAATCCTCTCTCTGATGTGGAACAGGTTGAATGATTTCAGTAATATCTGTCATCTACATAAACTGTCTCAAAATTAAAgcaattttcttttgttattcttttgtttgtttaagTTTATCTTCGTGTGTAAAGTAGAGTCCTAGGGTAGTTGGATTTTAGTTCCACTGGGAATTAGAGAGGGgcttttgttttattcatattGAATAATCCTGCAAGCGTGGAGAGTTGTAAAGGGTTTGTCCCTTTTGCTTGTTACTTTCCTCATTTCTTGGCCTTGTGTTAGATTTGTAGTGCTTTTGAAGTTAATCATATCTCACTTATTATGCAGACTCAAATCATTAGTGATGAGACATGGAAGTTAATAGATGGAATTTGGGATGAAAGGGTTGAGGAAATAAGGAATGAAGCCTCTATAGAAATcgaagaagagaaagagagaccAGGGCTTTTGATGGCCAGCCACTTCCTATAAGACTAAAATTCTATTTTGTCAGGTAagcttattttattctcaacTTTTATCATTTGCTATATCTCAAAAATCATAAGATGACCAgcataaactgaaaataataatgttggTCATAGAATGCTTTCAATTGTAAGACTTCCTATGTCTTCACCTAGATTCGTTGTTTTGTTATCCATTTGCCATTTGCCATTTGCTGGAATCGGTTTTGTATTCTTCCTTACCTCGGTTCATGTTGTGCTCTCACTAAGGTGTAAAATATTTGCGGTGTGGGACTAGTTAGAGAAACTTATCATATAACGTTCAATCCCAATTAGGATAATGTTGAAAGCTGCAGATTTGCAGTGAATGTTTCTCTTGTTTGTTGTTGCACGTAAATTTTGGTTGGTGCAGATTTTCTTATGTGGTTTTTGGCTACTTTTGCAGGAGATATCTTTGGTGAAGAAGATGGTCGATCCTGCTTGATATGTTTGATTGAGTTTAGATTTAGGGAATTTTGGAAAATACAGCTTAGAtgagaaaagtaaaattatgtgatgCAGAGTTTAACATGATCCAACATGAATATGAAAAGAAATCATTGTCAaatagatactccctccgttcctaaaaaatatgtcacttatttcctttttcgtccgttcagaaaatttgtcacctttcattttcaccatttctttgtagtggaccccacattccgctaattcattcataactcatattttattttaaaactaatactccttcagtcccgcttaagatgatacgttttcctttttagtttgtcccaactaagatgacacattttcttttttagtaactttctcttttcaattaatacattcaaccattttttctcactctgtcaaaatatccatatttctttatctttctactttaatacttatactcacattctatctctccaattaaacactttaactaataacttctaaaatcttgtgccggctaagcaatgtgtcatcttagccgagacagagagaaaatataaaagtagtacTTACAtccattaaaattttcaaactcactttctattttcttcttgCGCAAGGCAATTTGGTGACCTATTTTGGTTGGGATCCAAATGATGGAATATGGCGTTGCTTACAATAGATTTCAACGAAAGCTGCTGACAGACATTTgagacatttttattttggcatAGGAATTTACGAAGTAAtgtttagttaattaaattattaatagtaaaataaaaaaaatagagagaataaagtaagagaaagaataaaagtaAGAAGATAAAAGGATAAGATAGGAGAGAATAGAAGGTTAattattgcaaaaataaaaaattatttcacttGGGCTATGATGTGCTAAAAATATTGCAGAAACTCTAGTCAAGTTGGGACGACATTCATCACGCCTCCTTCTACATCAAAAAACAcgttctatttttatgggtaaaaaataaaacaacagcaaacaatatatattatgaAGGATTACCGACGCCGTTTTCCACCGGTATGCCTCACATAATATTGAAACAAgagaatttcttttaaaagttatttaGCCACTAGTCCCTATTTACCTATTTCCCACTAAATTATTCGtcaaattttggattaattaCTAGAGGACATGTGTAtctgtaaataaaataaaaatattgcagatgaaatgatattttaaatttatttttaaattagtagtactattaaattgtGAGCTACgtaacttctttttttttcaagagtTCTATGACTACagttttgtttataatttttttttgtattaattatatttattttgtagtgaTACCTAAGTTCTAACCATGGATATTTCAGTACTTATCTAAACTCTAAAAGGCACAAGATTCATATCTATCTCTTGTGGAGTTTCTCTGTGGGGTGGAAATTTGGGTAGAAGGGAGGCCACTTTCTTTGCGGTTTCCATGTAGTTCTTGTATCTCAAGGCCACATCTTGTTTCACATTGTGTTCCGTGTTTAATGCCATGATCATTCTGGCTAAAGATGAGCTATATTGATCTTTGTGTGAATTTTTCTTGAAAGTCCAAGTCCCCTTTGTCCAGTTGATATGGTAACACGACAGGAATCTCTGGCCGTACATTGCTATGAATTCGATGGCTCCTAGAATGAAGTCCACTTCTTCCTCCGACATGTAATATGGGAAGCTCACTCTTGTCCATCCGGGCTTTATTCCAACATATCCCTacatgagagagagagcacattatatatgtatatatcttAGGATCGCATACTGCTCTACTGtatattagtttgatattgtcaaCTTTGGGCCAAACTCGCACATATTTGTTTTTAGATCTCTGTCAATGAACTCAAACTAATTGGGTTGGACATCACgtatactcccttcattccatagtagtggaggcgtttcttttcagcacgcgatttaaaagaaattgtgttaaatgagttaagtaaagaaagaataatttaaagtaggaaatgaaaaaggtagagacacgaagagagaatgaaataagatagaataaagtaagtgaggaGAAATGTGTTggcttttactaaaaatggaaatgactccactactatggaatgtACCAAAACGACAAAATGAGTCCCCTACTATgaaacggaaggagtattttacTTCTATCTTTCCTCATTCCCCGATGTTGATATGAATTTGCAACTCAACAAACCTTCCTTTAAACTGAGACCACATTTGGAACGTAGTCGACACGTCCGGTCATTACAGGTCCGACTCTACCCCGAGTCATCCTGGGCCCGACTTCAACCCGAGTCCCCTATCCAAGCCGCCTAAACTCTGATATCATGCCACTTGTTAGGCACGTTGACTACACATTAGTTTAATATAATTCGTTTTTGACAAACCCGttcggatttgtttttggtcTCACTTCCAAAATGTCTCAAACCGATTGGAGTACAATAACTTATATTTCATCCCtcccataaaaaaatgtgcactttccatttttcgttcgtcccataaaaataaggaatttCCATTTATGGGAAGTTATCTCAATTTATTActcatatatatcaaattatttacaacttaAACCACtattaaaacacaaataatagtGGGAATCCCACTatctactaacactactttaagtacctctctcctcctctctcatactttatcaattttgtcttgattccCATATCATATGCGCGTATTTTTATATGACACGGAGAgaagtatattaattattgcttCCAACTTCCTTCGTTCTCCAGGTTTGCAAGCCAACAATATAAgacttcattaattattataagaCTGGAAAATCATGGTTCTCCAAATGAAAAACATAGACTAAATGAGTAATTAAATCACCTCTTTGATGAAGGATCTCATGGCAAGCGAGTGGTGCTCTTCAAGATTGAGTAAAGTGTGGGCGTAGGAGCCGGCACAGGTGCAGCCTCCGCGGGCTTGAATGCCGAAGAGGTCATTAAGAAGCTTCGCGACGAAAGAGCCATTGAGAGGCTTGCCTCTGCTCTTGCTTGGGGATGAAGAATGTATGAGGAAAGATAAGATGGCTTGTCTCTTCACATGAGTGTTGCCTAATATCACAATGTTGGGATTGCGAATCAATCGTTGCACTGCTTTCTCAATGTGTGTCTTCTCTAACATCTCTATGGCTTTATAACCAATGAATTCTTTGATCCAAAAAGCTAAGCCAGCTCTTACTTTTTGGATGTTTTGTGGAGTTCCAGCgtcttctctttcttctatATCGTCTAGGTATAGGGTGTCCTGATTCACAAAAATGCATGCTACAATTATTTTGCCAAGgtgattaaattattaattaataggcTACTACCCACTTTATAGTTTATATGCGTATCTATAATAGTATTGGTCacttactaattaaaaaagtacGTGCTacctaaaaaaaatggttaacTGCGCAATAAATGATACTACTAGTGACACATTTcagttcaaaattttcaatcttgaGTGATATTAGGATCTCttactattataataataatacattcAAATTTCTATAATAGAGAAAATAGCTAAATAAATcacgatttttttttgtcaaattctggtttgttcatacttttcaaaattaaaatgataaatcacCAGGTTTAAGAATTTTGCAGTCATCTGAATATGTCTTTTCTCCGATGAAATCAGCGGAGATGTGACAATCGGATTTATCTACATCGAAAAAACAACGATAACACATAACAACGTCGTGTGgtttaattagaaataatGGTGGGATGATTGCCACATCATCGAGGGATTCATCGGAAAATCcatgtataaaataattgcaaaCTTATGAAACTTGGTCATTATCGTTCTAGTTTTGAAAGGTATAGAACAAACCAGACattgactatttttttgtgatttattacaaaattgatcctttttaaataaataattataaaatagtgAAACTAATACTCTCCATCCTCCACATCCAAAAAAAGAtttcattattctattttcattcatccaaaaaaatccaACCAAATTATTTCAGTGGGAGTAATAGATTGTGGATGCGGCTGCAAAatcataattcaatataagaAAACAGTTACCTGTTCACTCAAATTATTGACAAAATCAACAGTTCCACCTCCACAAGTAGATGGAGGTGATGAACCAAGACGGTAAAGAATCTTGCTCATCAATAGTATTCCCGGTGTACCTGGACCTCCCAAAAACTTATGTGGGCTCAAGAATATTGCATCGTATCCATCTGTTTTGCTCGATCTCATATCAATCTTTGTATACGGTCCACTGCATCAAACATacataattcataaaataaaatagtaaccACAGTGATTAATATATGATGCCCAAGGTTTTAGGGTCGAATCCAcctttaaaattatagtaatccATGAAAAAGTTGGTTAGGATGAATAATTGACCTGGCAGCAAAGTCGAAACACGCGAACGCTCCGTATTGGTGGAGGAGGCAGGCGATGGCGCGGGTGTCGGTAACGATTCCTGTGACATTGCTACAAGCCGAAAAAGAGCCGAGCATTTGGCGATTTTGATTCTTGTAGAGACTAAGGTTGTTGGCCAGAGCCTCCATGTCGATGTGTCCGTGGCGGTCGAGGGCGATCTCTACCACCTCGGCGAGGCTTTGCCGCCAGGAGAGAAGGTTGGAGTGGTGCTCATAGGGCCCCACGAAGACCACCCATCTCTCTTTGTCGCTTAAGCATTTCAAAACGCTCTCCCTTAGAATGGAAGGAACGGCGATTCCCATAACTTCTTGGAGGCGTTTGATCGCAGCCGTGGAGCCCGACCCACAGAATATTATGGCGTCTTCTTCTCCGCCTCCTAAGCATCTCTTCACGTAGCTTTTCGCGTTGAGCACCATCTTTGTGGTGTGGTATCCGACATAGCTGTCGCTCGTGTGAGTGTTGCCTAATCATTAAAACAACTCATTTTGCTTTCAAATATGTATACCACTTCCTATGAAAAATagttatgttttctttttctaagatggctattaaaattagtttctattttttttattactatcagTCTATGTTCCACTTTCCACTAATAATATGTTAACAActgttatttttatactttatcaACTTTAGATTAAAACTCGTTTGATCCACTGTATTaatataaagtaaatttttttataaatgaatgtaatattatcatatcatattaatatagtaatattatctCATGACGTGATATAAATGAATTCCACCATGAAATTTAAAGTGTcctatatttacaattttgtacaaataattactatatatatcactaagctaacaattcaaaattatcttcTCCCACTATTGAATTTACATTTGCATAAGTAGTTACTATCTAACACtaagataataatttaaaattatggacTCTAACTTTGTGTTAGTGAACCCTAATTATCTACCCTAATCTTGTATTTGCAACCATAAAGAATTCACTCTCATTGATTAATCAAGATTTTATAATCTATCCATGATTATTGATGTACTTACCATAGAAGGGAAGTAATTTGGTTGTAACATAGTTCTCAATGTAGTGGAGGGGGCGACCGGAAGCAGTGTGATCGGCGTAAGTGAGGTGGCGCCGACCAAAGGGAGTTTTGAATTCGGCCGTGGCGCCAATAATTTGAGAGCGCAACCAACTAACTTTCTTCTTAGTGGAGTCGTTGGTCTTAGGCACACCTCTTCCAACTACATGAAATGGAATATTCTCATGGCTGACTATGTCATCACAATGATGATGATCAAGAGCATCATTCATGAAGTTGGTGATGTCTTGATCATCATTTAGGGAAGTTTCATAAATTGGAGCAAGATGATGAAGTTCAAATTTCATTTGCATGGTCATGGTTCGAATTTTGTGAATAACTAATTTGTTGAATGTGTGGATGTGTAGAAGTTTGGTATTTGCTTGTGTATTTAAAGAAATGACAAATAGTATATAGAAAGTATTAATAGAGTCTTTCgtgtttta
The nucleotide sequence above comes from Salvia hispanica cultivar TCC Black 2014 chromosome 5, UniMelb_Shisp_WGS_1.0, whole genome shotgun sequence. Encoded proteins:
- the LOC125189533 gene encoding probable cysteine desulfurase — protein: MTMQMKFELHHLAPIYETSLNDDQDITNFMNDALDHHHCDDIVSHENIPFHVVGRGVPKTNDSTKKKVSWLRSQIIGATAEFKTPFGRRHLTYADHTASGRPLHYIENYVTTKLLPFYGNTHTSDSYVGYHTTKMVLNAKSYVKRCLGGGEEDAIIFCGSGSTAAIKRLQEVMGIAVPSILRESVLKCLSDKERWVVFVGPYEHHSNLLSWRQSLAEVVEIALDRHGHIDMEALANNLSLYKNQNRQMLGSFSACSNVTGIVTDTRAIACLLHQYGAFACFDFAASGPYTKIDMRSSKTDGYDAIFLSPHKFLGGPGTPGILLMSKILYRLGSSPPSTCGGGTVDFVNNLSEQDTLYLDDIEEREDAGTPQNIQKVRAGLAFWIKEFIGYKAIEMLEKTHIEKAVQRLIRNPNIVILGNTHVKRQAILSFLIHSSSPSKSRGKPLNGSFVAKLLNDLFGIQARGGCTCAGSYAHTLLNLEEHHSLAMRSFIKEGYVGIKPGWTRVSFPYYMSEEEVDFILGAIEFIAMYGQRFLSCYHINWTKGTWTFKKNSHKDQYSSSLARMIMALNTEHNVKQDVALRYKNYMETAKKVASLLPKFPPHRETPQEIDMNLVPFRV